From a region of the Kwoniella mangroviensis CBS 8507 chromosome 1 map unlocalized Ctg01, whole genome shotgun sequence genome:
- a CDS encoding mitochondrial import inner membrane translocase subunit TIM8 has product MSAAGIPQLDEASKKELEVFLEQEQAKAKLQASIHELTNTCWNTCITGSISSKFSKSEAQCLENCVDRFLDSSLFIVKQIEAQKQQI; this is encoded by the exons ATGTCAGCTGCCGGTATTCCCCAACTCGACGAAGCTTCCAAG aaggaattggaagtCTTCCTTGAACAGGA ACAAGCTAAAGCTAAATTACAAGCTTCGATCCATGAATTGACCAACACAT GTTGGAACAC CTGTATAACAGGCTCGATCTCATCTAAATTCTCCAAATCCGAAGCTCAATGTCTCGAGAATTGCGTCGATAGATTCCTCGACTCGAGTTTGTTCATAGTAAAACAGATTGAAGCGCAGAAACAACAGATCTAA
- a CDS encoding thioredoxin reductase, translating into MAPIPNGETAIHVVEPKTKGEKSKKQHSQVVIIGSGPAGHTAAIYLARANLEPVLYEGMLANGFAPGGQLTTTTEVENFPGFPDGVTGTEMMDKFRAQSERFGTKIITETIARVDLTQRPFKYWTEGEEEEADFMTADTLIIATGASAKRLFLPGEETYWQSGISACAVCDGAVPIFRNKPLAVIGGGDSAAEEATYLTKYGSHVYVLVRRDELRASKIMAKRLVSHPKVTVLWNTVATECKGDGDLLQSLAIKDTKTGEEKDLQVNGLFYAIGHEPATSLVKSQLETDVDGYIKTVPGTAQTSIKGVFAAGDVQDKKYRQAITSAGSGCMAALEAERLISEEEAEDDEIKTEDVHVPSEGYMGADKE; encoded by the exons ATGGCACCTATACCTAATGGAGAAACTGCCATTCACGTGGTTGAACCCAAAACAAAGGGTGAAAAATCAAAGAAACAGCACTCTCAGGTCGTTATCATTGGTTCGGGACCTGCTGGACATACCGCTGCTATTTACTTGGCGAGAGCTAACCTTGAACCTGTCTTgtatgag GGTATGCTCGCTAATGG TTTCGCACCTGGTGGTCAACTTACTACTACTACTGAG GTCGAGAACTTCCCTGGTTTCCCTGATGGTGTAACTGGTACAGAGATGATGGACAAGTTCAGAGCTCAGAG CGAACGATTCGGTACCAAGATCATCACTGAGACTATCGCCCGAGTTGACCTCACCCAACGACCTTTCAAGTACTGgactgaaggtgaagaggaggaagctgatttcatgACTGCTGATAC CCTAATTATCGCTACCGGAGCTTCAGCCAAGAGACTCTTCCTCCCCGGAGAAGAGACCTACTGGCAATCCGGTATCTCAGCTTGTGCTGTCTGTGATGGTGCTGTACCCATCTTCAGAAACAAGCCTTTGGCTGTtatcggtggtggtgattcCGCTGCTGAGGAAGCTACTT ACCTCACCAAATACGGTTCTCACGTCTACGTGCTTGTTCGAAGGGATGAGCTCAGAGCTTCTAAAATCATGGCTAAGAGGCTGGTTTCTCACCCTAAAGTCACTGTCCTCTGGAAC ACCGTCGCAACTGAATGTAAAGGAGATGGGGACCTCCTCCAGTCACTCGCCATCAAAGATACCAAGACtggtgaagagaaagacctTCAGGTAAACGGATTGTTCTACGCTATAGGACACGAACCTGCTACTTCATTGGTTAAATCACAATTAGAGACTGATGTAGATGGATACATCAAGACTGTTCCTGGAACCGCTCAAACTTCAATCAAAGGTGTGTTCGCCGCTGGTGATGTCCAAGATAAGAAATACAGACAGGCGATCACATCTGCTGGATCTGGATGTATGGCTGCGTTGGAGGCTGAACGATTGAtctcggaggaagaagctgaagatgatgagattaaGACGGAGGATGTACATGTCCCTTCGGAAGGTTATATGGGAGCTGATAAGGAGTAA